One segment of Chionomys nivalis chromosome 1, mChiNiv1.1, whole genome shotgun sequence DNA contains the following:
- the LOC130873087 gene encoding mitochondrial pyruvate carrier-like protein: MSGIAALLRKTGDYVKTQEFRDYITSTHFWGPVANWGLPLAAFKDMKAPPDIISGRMTTALMFYSMAFMRFAYRVQPRNYLLMACHFTNVVAQSMQASRYVMYHYGGGVKARNPPTK; this comes from the coding sequence ATGTCGGGGATTGCAGCGCTATTACGGAAAACTGGAGATTATGTGAAGACCCAGGAGTTCCGGGATTACATAACCAGCACCCACTTCTGGGGTCCTGTGGCCAACTGGGGCCTTCCGTTGGCCGCCTTCAAGGATATGAAGGCTCCTCCCGACATCATCAGCGGCCGCATGACGACGGCGCTCATGTTCTACTCCATGGCTTTCATGCGCTTTGCCTACCGGGTCCAGCCTCGAAATTACCTGCTAATGGCGTGCCATTTCACCAACGTGGTGGCCCAGAGCATGCAGGCCAGCCGTTATGTGATGTACCACTACGGTGGTGGGGTCAAGGCCAGAAACCCTCCAACCAAATAA